A single window of Nicotiana sylvestris chromosome 3, ASM39365v2, whole genome shotgun sequence DNA harbors:
- the LOC104220275 gene encoding GRAS family protein RAD1-like gives MTYDMVTSFLSLEPCNDDKIVYDSLENGLYLSHKELAYSLNPYTAVFKRNAASMFSNLSNESGDFKRLRRTPSLGESLGSNSISFYSDSSSSSSGGGSSIPRNDSTNSVNSLQLAPGLHFRDHVWALNQRYLAAEAIEEAAADIISQEEENGEGVKLVQLLITCAEAVACRDKSRASVLLSELRASALVFGTSFQRVASCFVQGLADRLALVQPLGTVGYVAIPPMNKTDMALEKKEAALRLLYEICPHIQFGHFVANCSILEAFEGESFIHVVDLGMSVGLPHGHQWRRLIQSLANGTGQPPHRLRITAVGQNIEKFQIIGDELEAYARSLGINLEFSAVESNLENLTPKDIKVYDGEVLVVNSILQLHCVVKESRGALNSVLQVVHELSPKILVLVEQDSSHNGPFFLGRFMEALHYYSAIFDSLDVMLPKYDTRRAKIEQFYFAEEIKNIVSCEGPARVERHERVDQWRRRMSRAGFQAAPIKMVSQAKQWLAKVNAYQGFTITEEKGCLVLGWKSKPIVAASCWKC, from the coding sequence ATGACTTATGATATGGTCACTAGTTTCCTCTCCCTTGAGCCTTGTAATGATGATAAAATTGTTTATGACTCTTTGGAAAATGGCCTTTACCTTAGTCACAAAGAATTGGCTTATTCTCTTAATCCTTACACAGCTGTTTTTAAGAGAAATGCTGCTAGCATGTTTTCCAATTTGTCCAATGAAAGTGGGGATTTCAAAAGGCTAAGGAGGACGCCGAGTCTTGGCGAATCGCTTGGGAGCAATAGTATTAGCTTTTATAGTgatagtagcagtagcagcagcggcGGTGGCAGCAGTATTCCAAGAAATGATAGTACTAACAGTGTGAATAGTTTGCAGTTGGCGCCAGGGCTTCATTTTCGCGATCATGTTTGGGCGTTAAACCAAAGGTACCTTGCTGCTGAGGCTATTGAAGAGGCAGCAGCTGATATAATTAGTCAAGAGGAAGAAAATGGGGAAGGCGTGAAATTAGTCCAACTTCTTATTACTTGTGCAGAAGCTGTGGCTTGTAGGGACAAGTCTCGTGCCTCGGTCCTGTTGTCTGAGCTACGTGCTAGTGCCTTAGTATTTGGGACTTCTTTCCAGCGTGTAGCGTCCTGTTTCGTGCAGGGGCTCGCTGATCGGTTGGCTCTGGTGCAGCCACTTGGCACTGTTGGTTATGTTGCTATCCCTCCTATGAATAAAACAGACATGGCCTTGGAGAAAAAAGAAGCTGCTTTAAGGCTGTTATATGAGATTTGTCCGCATATTCAGTTTGGTCATTTTGTGGCCAATTGTTCAATATTGGAAGCCTTTGAGGGAGAGAGTTTCATTCATGTGGTTGATTTGGGGATGAGCGTTGGGTTGCCACATGGTCACCAATGGCGTCGTCTTATTCAGAGTCTTGCTAATGGCACTGGTCAACCCCCACATCGCCTTAGGATCACTGCTGTTGGACAAAATATCGAGAAATTCCAAATAATTGGAGATGAGCTTGAGGCCTATGCAAGAAGCCTTGGTATCAATTTGGAGTTTTCAGCTGTGGAAAGCAATTTGGAAAACCTTACGCCAAAGGACATCAAAGTATATGATGGCGAAGTCCTCGTGGTTAACAGCATTCTTCAGCTCCATTGCGTGGTGAAGGAAAGTCGCGGTGCTCTCAACTCTGTTCTGCAGGTAGTTCATGAACTATCTCCCAAGATTCTAGTCCTTGTGGAGCAAGATTCGAGCCACAACGGACCCTTTTTTCTTGGGAGATTCATGGAAGCGTTGCATTATTACTCTGCTATTTTCGATTCCCTTGATGTCATGCTTCCAAAGTATGACACTAGGCGCGCGAAGATAGAGCAATTTTACTTCGCCGAGGAGATTAAGAACATCGTGAGTTGCGAGGGACCAGCACGAGTGGAAAGGCACGAGAGGGTGGACCAATGGCGTAGGAGGATGAGCCGAGCAGGTTTTCAGGCAGCACCTATTAAGATGGTATCACAAGCAAAGCAGTGGCTGGCCAAAGTGAATGCATATCAAGGATTCACTATCACAGAAGAGAAGGGTTGCTTGGTTCTTGGCTGGAAATCAAAGCCTATTGTGGCTGCCTCTTGCTGGAAATGCTGA